In one window of Epinephelus fuscoguttatus linkage group LG20, E.fuscoguttatus.final_Chr_v1 DNA:
- the cdc42ep4b gene encoding cdc42 effector protein 4: MPILKQLVNNSNQSKRRSRADLTAEMISAPLGDFRHTMHVGRGGDAFGDTSFLSTRSGEPPREPETKHGSPGSKPGLLSRTFRSSKRSQSVNRGDKYDYNMMAPSGGSSNYVKNAISLPYLNEEDINRGNQLPKSVSSSPMKRLSEIESRPVNGAAAMATLDAEFEERNFGELTDLPQSMPKGGGMKHAESMMSFHIDLGPSMLGDILSVMEKKGWDEDDLGYEEGKGSEGRASPSLIPHIDDDDAEEQAPARPPRSMYQQKPTVDPYTPELHTRNNHHNLDSCSVSSSGSVTEEKPQYHLHDGDTDSAKYSSPRGEEDFTFMDDDDDEIRV, from the coding sequence ATGCCGATTCTCAAGCAGCTGGTGAACAACTCTAACCAGTCGAAGCGGCGGTCCAGAGCTGACCTGACCGCTGAGATGATCAGCGCACCACTGGGGGACTTCCGCCACACCATGCACGTTGGCAGAGGAGGAGATGCCTTTGGGGACACTTCATTTCTTAGCACACGATCAGGGGAACCTCCCAGGGAGCCAGAGACGAAGCACGGCTCCCCGGGGTCCAAACCGGGACTGCTGTCCCGTACATTCAGGAGCAGCAAACGCTCGCAATCAGTAAACCGAGGGGACAAGTATGACTACAATATGATGGCGCCTTCTGGTGGCTCGTCCAACTATGTGAAAAACGCCATTTCCCTGCCCTACCTAAATGAGGAGGATATTAACAGAGGCAACCAGCTGCCGAAGAGTGTTTCCTCAAGCCCCATGAAGAGGCTGTCGGAGATCGAAAGCAGGCCTGTAAATGGAGCGGCAGCGATGGCGACACTGGATGCAGAGTTTGAAGAGCGGAATTTCGGCGAGCTTACAGATTTGCCTCAATCCATGCCTAAAGGAGGTGGAATGAAGCACGCAGAGTCTATGATGTCCTTCCACATTGACCTGGGGCCCTCCATGCTTGGGGACATCTTGAGCGTGATGGAGAAGAAAGGCTGGGATGAGGACGACCTTGGCTATGAAGAGGGCAAGGGCAGCGAGGGCCGTGCATCACCCTCCCTCATTCCTCACATAGATGATGACGACGCAGAAGAGCAAGCCCCTGCAAGGCCACCTCGCAGCATGTACCAGCAGAAGCCCACGGTGGATCCCTACACCCCGGAGCTACACACCAGGAACAATCACCACAACCTGGACAGCTGCTCCGTGTCCAGCTCTGGCTCTGTCACTGAGGAGAAACCTCAGTACCACCTTCATGACGGCGACACGGACAGTGCAAAGTACAGCTCGCCACGTGGGGAGGAAGATTTCACCTTCATGGATGACGACGACGATGAGATTCGAGTTTAG